Proteins encoded in a region of the Lemur catta isolate mLemCat1 chromosome 14, mLemCat1.pri, whole genome shotgun sequence genome:
- the LZTS2 gene encoding leucine zipper putative tumor suppressor 2 isoform X2 translates to MAIVQTLPVPLEPAPEAATAPKAPAMGSVSSLISGRPCPGGPAPPRHQGPPGPTFFRQQDGLLRGGYEAQEPLCPAVPPRKAVPGTTFTYINEDFRTESPPSPSSDVEDAREQRAHNAHLRGPPPKLIPVSGKLEKNMEKILIRPTAFKPVLPKPRGAPSLPSFLGPRATGLSGSQGSLTQLFGGPASSSSSSSSSSAADKPLALSGWASGCPSGTLSDSGRNSLSSLPTYSTGGAEPAANSPGGHLPSHGPGRGAQPGPACRAPTGPSHSDSGRSSSSKSTGSLGGRVAGGLLGSGPRASPDSSSCGERSPPPPPPPPPSDEALLHCVLEGKLRDREAELQQLRDNLDESEASICQAYEERQRHWQREREALREDCAAQAQRAQRAQQLLQLQVFQLQQEKRQLQDDFAQLLQEREQLERRCATLEREQRELGPRLEETKWEVCQKSGEISLLKQQLKESQAELVQKGSELVALRVALREARATLRELQRHRQEAERLREKAGQLDAEAAGLREPPVPPATADPFLLAESDEAKVQRAAAGVGGSLRAQVERLRVELQQERQRGEEQRDSFEGERLAWQAEKEQVIRYQKQLQHNYIQMYRRNRQLEQELQQLSLELEARELADLGLAEQAPCICLEEITATEI, encoded by the exons ATGGCCATTGTGCAGACTCTGCCAGTGCCACTGGAACCCGCTCCTGAAGCTGCCACTGCCCCGAAAGCTCCAGCCATGGGCAGTGTGAGCAGCCTCATCTCAGgccggccctgccctggggggccAGCTCCTCCCCGCCACCAAGGCCCGCCTGGGCCCACCTTCTTCCGCCAGCAGGATGGGCTGCTTCGGGGTGGCTATGAGGCAcaagagccactgtgcccagctgtgcCCCCCAGGAAGGCTGTCCCGGGTACTACCTTCACCTACATCAATGAGGACTTCCGGACAGAGTCACCTCCCAGCCCAAGCAGTGATGTGGAAGATGCCCGAGAGCAACGGGCACACAACGCCCACCTCCGTGGCCCCCCACCAAAGCTCATCCCTGTCTCTGGAAAGCTGGAGAAG AACATGGAGAAAATCCTGATCCGCCCAACAGCCTTCAAGCCAGTGCTGCCCAAACCTCGAGGGGCACCATCCCTACCTAGCTTCCTGGGTCCTCGGGCCACCGGGCTATCTGGGAGCCAGGGCAGCCTAACGCAGCTGTTtgggggccctgcctcctcctcctcttcctcctcttcctcctcggctGCTGACAAACCCCTGGCATTGAGTGGCTGGGCCAGTGGCTGTCCATCAGGAACACTGTCCGACTCTGGCCGAAACTCACTGTCCAGCCTGCCCACCTACAGCACCGGGGGTGCTGAGCCAGCCGCCAACTCCCCAGGTGGGCACCTGCCCTCCCACGGCCCTGGGCGGGGGGCACAGCCCGGGCCAGCCTGCAGGGCCCCTACTGGGCCCTCCCACTCAGACAGTGGCCGCTCCTCCTCCAGCAAGAGCACAGGCTCCCTGGGGGGCCGCGTGGCTGGGGGGCTCTTGGGCAGTGGTCCCCGGGCCTCCCCTGACAGCAGCTCCTGTGGGGAGCGctccccaccgcccccacccccaccacccccttcGGACGAGGCCCTGCTGCACTGTGTCCTGGAAGGAAAGCTCCGTGACCGTGAGGCAGAGCTTCAGCAGCTGCGGGACAATCTGGACGAGAGTGAGGCGTCCATATGCCAG GCGTACGAGGAGCGGCAGCGGCACTGGCAGCGAGAGCGCGAGGCCCTGCGAGAAGACTGTGCGGCCCAGGCGCAGCGGGCACAGCGGGcccagcagctgctgcagctgcaggtATTCCAGCTGCAGCAGGAGAAGCGGCAGTTGCAGGATGACTTTGCCCAGCTGCTGCAGGAGCGTGAGCAGCTGGAGCGACGCTGCGCCACCTTGGAGCGGGAGCAACGGGAGCTGGGGCCACGGCTGGAGGAGACCAAGTGGGAG GTGTGCCAGAAGTCAGGTGAGATCTCCCTGCTGAAGCAGCAACTGAAGGAGTCTCAGGCAGAGCTGGTGCAGAAGGGCAGCGAGCTGGTGGCCCTGCGGGTGGCGCTACGGGAGGCCCGAGCTACGCTGCGG GAGCTGCAGcggcaccgccaggaggccgagcgGCTGCGGGAGAAAGCTGGGCAGCTGGATGCTGAGGCGGCCGGACTCCGGGAACCCCCTGTGCCACCTGCCACCGCTGACCCATTCCTCCTGGCGGAGAGTGATGAGGCCAAGGTGCAGCGGGCGGCAGCAGGGGTTGGGGGCAGCCTGCGGGCCCAGGTGGAGCGGCTGCGGGTAGAGCTGCAGCAGGAGCGGCAGCGGGGCGAGGAGCAGCGGGACAGCTTTGAGGGGGAGAGGTTGGCCTGGCAGGCGGAGAAGGAGCAGGTGATCCGATACCAGAAGCAGCTGCAGCACAACTACATCCAGATGTACCGGCGCAACCGGCAGCTGgagca
- the LZTS2 gene encoding leucine zipper putative tumor suppressor 2 isoform X1 produces the protein MAIVQTLPVPLEPAPEAATAPKAPAMGSVSSLISGRPCPGGPAPPRHQGPPGPTFFRQQDGLLRGGYEAQEPLCPAVPPRKAVPGTTFTYINEDFRTESPPSPSSDVEDAREQRAHNAHLRGPPPKLIPVSGKLEKNMEKILIRPTAFKPVLPKPRGAPSLPSFLGPRATGLSGSQGSLTQLFGGPASSSSSSSSSSAADKPLALSGWASGCPSGTLSDSGRNSLSSLPTYSTGGAEPAANSPGGHLPSHGPGRGAQPGPACRAPTGPSHSDSGRSSSSKSTGSLGGRVAGGLLGSGPRASPDSSSCGERSPPPPPPPPPSDEALLHCVLEGKLRDREAELQQLRDNLDESEASICQAYEERQRHWQREREALREDCAAQAQRAQRAQQLLQLQVFQLQQEKRQLQDDFAQLLQEREQLERRCATLEREQRELGPRLEETKWEVCQKSGEISLLKQQLKESQAELVQKGSELVALRVALREARATLRVSEGRARGLQEAARARELELEACSQELQRHRQEAERLREKAGQLDAEAAGLREPPVPPATADPFLLAESDEAKVQRAAAGVGGSLRAQVERLRVELQQERQRGEEQRDSFEGERLAWQAEKEQVIRYQKQLQHNYIQMYRRNRQLEQELQQLSLELEARELADLGLAEQAPCICLEEITATEI, from the exons ATGGCCATTGTGCAGACTCTGCCAGTGCCACTGGAACCCGCTCCTGAAGCTGCCACTGCCCCGAAAGCTCCAGCCATGGGCAGTGTGAGCAGCCTCATCTCAGgccggccctgccctggggggccAGCTCCTCCCCGCCACCAAGGCCCGCCTGGGCCCACCTTCTTCCGCCAGCAGGATGGGCTGCTTCGGGGTGGCTATGAGGCAcaagagccactgtgcccagctgtgcCCCCCAGGAAGGCTGTCCCGGGTACTACCTTCACCTACATCAATGAGGACTTCCGGACAGAGTCACCTCCCAGCCCAAGCAGTGATGTGGAAGATGCCCGAGAGCAACGGGCACACAACGCCCACCTCCGTGGCCCCCCACCAAAGCTCATCCCTGTCTCTGGAAAGCTGGAGAAG AACATGGAGAAAATCCTGATCCGCCCAACAGCCTTCAAGCCAGTGCTGCCCAAACCTCGAGGGGCACCATCCCTACCTAGCTTCCTGGGTCCTCGGGCCACCGGGCTATCTGGGAGCCAGGGCAGCCTAACGCAGCTGTTtgggggccctgcctcctcctcctcttcctcctcttcctcctcggctGCTGACAAACCCCTGGCATTGAGTGGCTGGGCCAGTGGCTGTCCATCAGGAACACTGTCCGACTCTGGCCGAAACTCACTGTCCAGCCTGCCCACCTACAGCACCGGGGGTGCTGAGCCAGCCGCCAACTCCCCAGGTGGGCACCTGCCCTCCCACGGCCCTGGGCGGGGGGCACAGCCCGGGCCAGCCTGCAGGGCCCCTACTGGGCCCTCCCACTCAGACAGTGGCCGCTCCTCCTCCAGCAAGAGCACAGGCTCCCTGGGGGGCCGCGTGGCTGGGGGGCTCTTGGGCAGTGGTCCCCGGGCCTCCCCTGACAGCAGCTCCTGTGGGGAGCGctccccaccgcccccacccccaccacccccttcGGACGAGGCCCTGCTGCACTGTGTCCTGGAAGGAAAGCTCCGTGACCGTGAGGCAGAGCTTCAGCAGCTGCGGGACAATCTGGACGAGAGTGAGGCGTCCATATGCCAG GCGTACGAGGAGCGGCAGCGGCACTGGCAGCGAGAGCGCGAGGCCCTGCGAGAAGACTGTGCGGCCCAGGCGCAGCGGGCACAGCGGGcccagcagctgctgcagctgcaggtATTCCAGCTGCAGCAGGAGAAGCGGCAGTTGCAGGATGACTTTGCCCAGCTGCTGCAGGAGCGTGAGCAGCTGGAGCGACGCTGCGCCACCTTGGAGCGGGAGCAACGGGAGCTGGGGCCACGGCTGGAGGAGACCAAGTGGGAG GTGTGCCAGAAGTCAGGTGAGATCTCCCTGCTGAAGCAGCAACTGAAGGAGTCTCAGGCAGAGCTGGTGCAGAAGGGCAGCGAGCTGGTGGCCCTGCGGGTGGCGCTACGGGAGGCCCGAGCTACGCTGCGGGTCAgtgagggccgggcgcggggcCTCCAGGAGGCGGCCCGAGCAcgggagctggagctggaggccTGTTCCCAGGAGCTGCAGcggcaccgccaggaggccgagcgGCTGCGGGAGAAAGCTGGGCAGCTGGATGCTGAGGCGGCCGGACTCCGGGAACCCCCTGTGCCACCTGCCACCGCTGACCCATTCCTCCTGGCGGAGAGTGATGAGGCCAAGGTGCAGCGGGCGGCAGCAGGGGTTGGGGGCAGCCTGCGGGCCCAGGTGGAGCGGCTGCGGGTAGAGCTGCAGCAGGAGCGGCAGCGGGGCGAGGAGCAGCGGGACAGCTTTGAGGGGGAGAGGTTGGCCTGGCAGGCGGAGAAGGAGCAGGTGATCCGATACCAGAAGCAGCTGCAGCACAACTACATCCAGATGTACCGGCGCAACCGGCAGCTGgagca